Sequence from the Nitrospiraceae bacterium genome:
CAAAAGATCTTGCAATAGTTCTTAAGGCCGGAGCTCTTCCTGCTCCTGTTAAGATGCTTCAAAATATAACAGTTGGTCCTTCGCTCGGCACAGACTCGATAGAAGCAGGAAAGCTGGCAGGAATAATGGGAACAATACTCGTAGCTCTGTTCATGATAATTTACTACCGCATGTCTGGATTTATTGCAGATCTTGCACTGATTTTCAATATAGTTCTGCTTCTTGGAGCAATGGCATCTTTAAATGCAACACTCACAATGCCGGGTATTGCAGGAATAATCCTCGCGATAGGAATGGCGGTTGACTCTAATGTGCTTATGTTTGAGAGGATGAGGGATGAACTGCATGCAGGAAAAACTCCGCGCGCCGCCGTAGATTCAGGGTATCACAAGGCATTCTGGACTATTTTCGACTCTCATGTAACAACTCTTATAACAGCAGCGGTTCTATTCCAGTTTGGCACAGGGCCTATAAAGGGATTTGCTGTTACATTGAGCCTCGGCGTAGCCATAAATCTTTTTACAGCGCTTATCGGCACAAAAACAGTTTTTGACCTTATAAATTCAATGCGTGACATAAAAAAACTGAGCATATAATCAGGAGGCTGAATGTTAGAGATAATAAAGAATACAAAAATAGATTTCATGGGCTGGAGAAAAACAGCTTTTGTTTTTTCAGGCATACTCTCGATTCTTGGAATCATTGCCATAGTGCAGATAGCCAATGGAAAGGCAAATCTTGGGATAGATTTTGCCGGCGGAACATCTATACAGCTTAAATTCGAGAAACCTGTGGTACTGCACGATGTCAGGCTTGCACTTGAAAATTCAGGCGTGAAGGACTTTGACCTTCAGGATCTTCCAAGTGTTAACAAGATACTAATCAGGATAAAGAAAACAGATCATGAGGTGGGGAAAACAGGAGAGTCGATCACAAACATAATCAGTCAAAGATTCCCTGACAATAAATATGCTGTTGATTCAACAACAGAGATTGGCCCAAAGGTCGGGAGCAGGCTGAGACTCGATGCAGCGCAGGCAGTAATATTCGCAGTCATAGGAATACTTGTATATGTAGCAATAAGGTTCCAGTTCAGATTCAGTGTTGGAGCAACAATCGCGACATTCCATGATGTGCTCGCAGTGCTTGGAATATTTTATTTGATGGGCCGCGAGATCAATCTTATACTTATTACAGCGCTTCTTACCATCGCGGGATATTCTCTGACTGATACAGTCGTTGTTTTTGACAGAATAAGAGAAAATCTCAGGTTCAGATTCAAGGAACCGCTTGATGTTGTTATGAACGCAAGCATAAATGAGGTGCTTTCAAGAACAATAGTAACCTCGCTCACAGTTCTTATCTCATCAGCTGCATTATTCTTTTTTGGAGGCGAGGTTATTCATGATTTTTCTCTTGCCATGATAATGGGCGTTATAATCGGGACATATTCCTCGATCTTCATAGCGAGCCCGGTTGTTCTGCTCTGGGGCGGGAAAAAACCTTTATCAAAAAAATAGATTTTGGATATAAGGCGGAAGAATTTTCTTATCAGAAACAAGGATAAATTCTTTCGCCTTTAAAAATATATGCATAGAAAGTGGCTTGTAAAAAGAACCAATCCTGAATACATAAGTTATATCTCAAAAACAGCTTCAATCTCTCCTGCGCTTGCAAAGATATTAGTGAACAGGGGAATAAAGACTGTTGAGAAGATAAAAAGCTTTATTGCCCCCTCTTTTTCTGCATTATCAAATCCATTTGATTTTGCAGGCTTGGAAACCGCTGTACAAAGAATCAAAAGCGCAATCTCTTCAAAAGAAAAGATTCTCATACACGGAGATTATGACGCTGACGGTCTTACTGCAACTGCAATAATGGTTCATGTAATAAATGCACTGGGCGGCGATGTGCATTATTTTATTCCAAACAGAATCCAGCATGGCTATGGATTCAATCTTGCCTCGATTGACCTTGCAAAAAAAATGGGAATCACACTGATAATCACGGTCGATTGCGGCATCACGGCATTTGATACTGCTTCGTATGCAAAAAAACAGAGGATAGAAGTGATAATCACGGACCATCATGAACCGTCTGACAAAAATATTCTGCCTGAGGCAGCAGCAGTTATAAATCCGAAATATTCAGCTCCTGGTTCTGATTCGGCAAATTTATCAGGCGCAGGCATTGCATTTAAGGTTGCACAGGCGCTGGATTCAGTTTTCCAAACAGAGTTTTCTTCAAAGCTTCTTGATCTTGCTGCAATAGGCACAATGGCAGATGTTGTTCCCATCATAGGCGAAAACAGGATAATTGTAAAAGAAGGACTCAAACTCATTGATCAGGGACATAGGACTGGGATAAGCGCTTTGAAAAGTATTGCGGGAATAGACAAGAGAGAGATCAGCGCAGGACTTCTTGCATTTACTCTTATCCCAAGGATCAATGCAGCCGGACGCATTGGCGATGCCGCAGATGTTGTCCGTCTTCTCACCTCTGATATCGCTGATGAAGTGTCAGGGCTTAGTTCATGGCTTGATAAGCTGAATTCTGAAAGACAGAAACTCGATGCTGATGTTTATCAGCAGGCGCTTTCGATAGTAAATGAAAAAAAAATAGGCAATGTTATCGTGCTTTCAGGAGAGGGATGGCATCAGGGTGTTCTTGGGATCGTTGCATCAAGGCTTGCAGACGAATTTTCAAGACCTGTTTTTGTTTTCGCTGTAAAAGACGGTATTGCAAAAGGTTCTGCAAGAAGCATCCCATGTTTTGACATATGCAGCGGACTTGCTGAATGCAAAGATCTCCTTCTTTCTTTTGGCGGACATAAGCAGGCGGCAGGCATAAAACTGAGTGCTGAAAATCTTGAGGCTTTTGAAAAAGCAATGCATGATTTAGTTAATAAAAGCGTGAGCGAGAGTGATCTTGAGCCATTGCTGGAAATCGATGCAGATGTCATGCTCTCGGAAGTGAATCATAATTTACTTAAAGAACTCGATATACTCCAGCCCTTTGGATATGGAAATCCGGAACCTGTCCTGGGTGCAAAAAAACTTGAGGTTGTTAATCCAAGAATAGTAGGGAGCAATCATCTGAAGATGAAGCTCAAGCAGGGCTCCCAGTCAATAGATGCTGTTGGTTTTGACATGGGAAAATTAAACGGTCTGCTTTCGAATGAAGATTCCCTACCTCAATATGTTGATGCGGTTTTCACTCCAGCGCTGAATGAATGGAATGGAGGCAGATATGTTCAACTGATCCTAAAGGCATTCAGACCCAGCCAATAAAAGCAGTGAACAGTTATTTTAAAATAGTATAATAGTTTTATGACTAATGGAGCGAAAACCATTGATGACCTGATAAAAAAAGTCTTTTTATATCATCCCGATGCCGACATAGAAATTCTTAAAAAAGCATTTGATTATTCAAGTGAAGCGCACAAAACCCAGACCCGCATTGAAGGCTCTCCGTTTATAAAACATCCTTTGGCAGTCGCATCGATCCTTGCTGACATGAAGATGGACACAACTACAATCGCTGCCGGATTGCTGCATGACACAATCGAAGATACAAATGTAACAGTCAAAGACATAAAAAGCAATTTTGGCGATGACATTGCATTTCTTGTAAACGCACTCACAAAACTTAGCAAGATAGAATTGATGTCAAAAGAAGAAGAGCAGGCAGAGAATTTCAGGAAAATGCTTCTTGCAATGGCTGAGGATGTGCGCGTAATACTCATAAAATTTGCTGACAGGCTCCACAATATGAGGACGCTCGAACATCTTTCCCAGCAAAAAAGAAAAAGGATTGCCGCTGAGACACTTGATATATATGCTCCGCTTGCAAACAGGCTTGGCATCGGCTGGTTAAAGATAGAACTTGAAGATCTGAGTTTCAAGTTCATTCTGCCTGAACTCTATAATGACCTTGCAAGAAAGATTGCCAGGAGAAAAGAAGAACAAGAAGGCTATCTTGAAAATGTTGTTGGAATAATAGAAAAGAAGTTGGAAGAAGAATCCATACAAGCAAAAGTTTCGAGCAGGGTAAAGCACGTGTATGGCATATATCAAAAAATGCAGGCGCAGAAAATAGTCTTTGAACAGATACATGATGTTCTGGGAATCCGCATCATCACAGACACAAAGGCTAACTGTTATGCAATCATGGGGATAATTCATTCGCTCTGGACTCCTGTGCCAGGCAGATTCAAGGATTTCATAGGCGTGCCAAAATCAAACATGTATCAGTCCCTGCACACAACAGTTATAGGACCAAAGGCTGAGCGTGTCGAGTTTCAGATAAGAACAGAGGACATGAACAGAATTGCAGAAGAAGGTATTGCTTCTCACTGGCGATATAAGGAAAAAGGAGTGTTATCTGAAAAAGACAGCAGATATATTTCATGGCTCAGGGAATTAATACAATCGCAAAAAGAGCTGCCGACCGCAACAGATTTTCTTGAGGAAGTAAAAGGAGCGGTTACCTCTGAGGTTGTTTATGTTTTTACCCCAAAAGGTGATATAAAAGACCTTCCTATAGGTTCGACTCCTGTTGATTTTGCATACAGCGTGCATACACAAATAGGACATAAATGTGTCGGCGCAAAAATTAACGACAAGATCGTGCCTCTGAAATACCAGTTAAAAAATGGGGATACAATAGAAATAATAACTTCGGCATCTCATTCCCCCAGCAGGGACTGGCTGAAATTTGTAGTTACTCAAAGGGCAAAGAGCAGGATAAAACAGTGGATCAAAACAGAAGAGAGGAAACAGAGCATTGAACTCGGCACAAAGCTTCTTGAAGAAAATCTCAAGAGAAATAATCTCAGCATATCATTGCTCAAATCAGACAATATCCTCGAGGCAGGGAAAGCGCTGGGGATGCAGACACTCGAAGACCTTCTTGTTGAAGTGGGATATGGAAAGATATCGCCTCATCAGATAATTAACAGGCTGCTTCCTGAAAAACCTCAGGAAGAGATAGTGCCAAAGGCACTGAAACCCGAAACAGAGCAGAAGGGCATAAGCATAAAAGGCGTTGATGATGTTCTTTACCATACAGCAAAATGCTGTTTCCCTGTTCCGGGAGATAATCTTGTTGGATTCATTACAAGGGGAAGAGGCGTAACCATACATAACAGCAAGTGTCAGAATCTTGAGAAACTCTCTGTTGATGATGAAAGATTTGTTGATGTTGAATGGAAACAGGAAGGCGAGGCAACATATCCGGCAAGGCTTACAGTCGAGGCTCTTGACAGCCAAGGGTTCCTTGCAGGACTCAGCGCGCTGATAACATCACTAAATGTAAATATAAGGAGCATAGAAGCCGCATCAACCACTGACAAAAAAGCCCATGTCGGATTGATAATCGAAGTAAAAGACAAAAAACAGCTATCAGCTCTCATACAAAAAATCGCATCTGTTGACGGAGTATTAAGAGTGGTGAGATGAATTTCTATATATGTAGTCTATTACATGTTTGGAGAAAAGATTCCACAAAATATTTTGTTGAATAAAGGAAAAGGCTTATTTTACAGAGAATTATATTGTTAAATTTCTGGTATAAAGATTGCATTATGTCAAGATATTAAGAGTGTTTATAATGCAATTTTATAGAATGCAGGAGGACTCAAAATGAGAATAAAACAGATAATTATAATTTTTATAATAGCTTTTTTCGTGATAGGAGTCTTGGGTATTCATGATTCTTATGCTAGAAAAACAGCAAAGACAGTTAACCCAAGCAAAGCAAGAACAGTAGAAGGTATTATTGAATACACAGGGAAAGATTTCATTACTATCAAAGGCAAAAATTACTATATACCAAACTCTGCCCAACTGCTTAATCCATCAGGCGGTAAACTGGATAAAAGTGCTTTTCAAAATGGCAGAAAAGTGACAATATTCTTTAAGCATAATAATATTACCAGCGTTGTAATCCACGAAAAAGCTCTTGCAGAATAAGGGGGAAATTATAATGAGAAAAAACGAGATAATTTTTTATATCATTGGAATTATTATTTCAGTTATTTTTATTTCTCCTCCTTCGAATTTAGAATCCGCAGTAATGGAAGACTATTGTCAGGTTCCGCCTTATGTTATACAGAATGTTCCTGCAAATGTAATGATCATTGTTGATAATTCAGGGAGTATGTTCAATTTTGCATATTCGGATGGTTGGACAACGCCTACAGTCCCACCATATGATGATAATGACTGTACCAATTCAAGTGATCCATGCGACAATTTCACAGAACCCGGGACTTATCCAGCTTATAAATACTACGGATATTTTGACCCTGATTACTGGTACACATATTCCAGCAACAGATTTTCTCCTTCTGCTCCCAAAACAGGAAGCGGTCTTAGCGGCGCTAGAGCGAAATTAAGTTCTGAGTGGGATGGTAATTTTTTAAATTGGCTTACTATGAGAAGGATAGATGTTTTAAGAAAAGTTATGACTGGGGGAAAATCTACAGGTTCCGGACTTAGCACCAGACTCTTGGGAGAGGTAGCGGATGATCCTATAAGAGGAAGATACAAATCAATAACAACAAATGCCGGGGACTATACTGCATACACTGGAACTAAGACATTTACTTTCAGCACTGGAAGCTCTGGGACATCTTCATTTACGGTTTCAGGCGGTAGTTCTTTTAACGTTGACGTGAATGTGGCACTTCCAGGGCAAACTGCTTCCCAGGTTCGGGTTGAAGGTATTCTGCAAAGTGATGTTGGAACAAAAGCAAGGCTGGGTTTGATGTTTTTTAATACTAATGAAGGCGGCACTGTCAGAGTCAGCATTGCTGGGGGAAGTCTGTCTAGTACGGTTAATGAGATTAATCTCACAAGACCCTCTGCAAACACACCTTTGGCTGAGGCTCTCTGGACAGCTGTCGGCTACTTTGCACAACAAAGTTCGATACTTGGGGGACCTGGTCCTCGATATAATTCTGCGGATTTTACCATCAATAATAATAATGATCCCTTTAATTTCGGCACTGGAGGATCGCCGTCATTTCCTTCATGCGCTAAAAGTTTTGTGTTATATATTACTGACGGCGAACCATGCTCTGACGGAAATCTCCCTGCCTCTCTTGCAAGTTATGCTTCAACAAAAGGATCACCATATGTATGCAGTGGCAGCAATTGTCCTGCTGTAGGACCCTTCGCTGGTTCAACTCTGCCTGCATGTTCTGCTGGGGGAAATGTTGCAGGAGTAGAGAGTGTAGCGCTTTATGCGCATACAACTGACCTGAGAAATAATCCTACACTCGGTGTAAATAATATGTCAGGAACTCAAAGTCTTGATCTATATACTGTTCTTGCCTTTGGGAAAGGCTCAACAATTCTAAGATATGCTTCAATTAACGGCGGTTTTGTTGATGTGAATGGAAACGGCATCCCGGATCTTCAGTCAGAATGGGATAATAACGGCGATAATGAACCTGACACTTTTTATGAGGCTAACGACGGTTATGAACTGGAGGCACAGCTTAAAAATGCGTTTTCGAACATTCTAAGCAGGGCATCCTCAGGTACTGCTGCTTCTGTTCTTGCATCAGGAGAAGGCAGCGGGGCAAACATTGTGCAGGCCATATTCTATCCAAGGAGAAGATTCGGAAACGATATAATAAACTGGACAGGCTCTCTTCAGAATCTCTGGTATTACATTGACCCTATGTTTGGAAGCAGCAGCATCAGAGAAGATACACAAAAAGAGACCCCTGCAATGATGGATTTGAAGACTGATTATATTGCTAATATGTATTTTGATGATACTGCTCAGCAGACGAAAGTTCACCGTTGTGTAGACACTGACGGCGATGGAATCGGGAATGATGCCAATCATGATGGGGTATGCGATTATATTAATCCTGATATAACATTAGAGGCATTGAGTCCTGTATGGGAAGCAGGGAAACTTTTATGGGACAGAGACCTTAGCACGTTACCCAGAAAAATATACACCAATTGCCAGATAAGCGGTGGTACGTGCATCGGATCAACAAAGCTAATGTATTTTTCTACTGCTAATGCATCTATTCTTGCGCCGTATTTAAACCTGACAGACCTGAATTCATTAAATGGGACAACAGATGAAGCGTCATATCTAATACGATACATACATGGAGAAACCCTTAGCACAGAAGATACTGACGGAGACGGAATATCGGATACAACCGGAATAGACTTAAACAGCGATGGTATTGATG
This genomic interval carries:
- a CDS encoding bifunctional (p)ppGpp synthetase/guanosine-3',5'-bis(diphosphate) 3'-pyrophosphohydrolase yields the protein MTNGAKTIDDLIKKVFLYHPDADIEILKKAFDYSSEAHKTQTRIEGSPFIKHPLAVASILADMKMDTTTIAAGLLHDTIEDTNVTVKDIKSNFGDDIAFLVNALTKLSKIELMSKEEEQAENFRKMLLAMAEDVRVILIKFADRLHNMRTLEHLSQQKRKRIAAETLDIYAPLANRLGIGWLKIELEDLSFKFILPELYNDLARKIARRKEEQEGYLENVVGIIEKKLEEESIQAKVSSRVKHVYGIYQKMQAQKIVFEQIHDVLGIRIITDTKANCYAIMGIIHSLWTPVPGRFKDFIGVPKSNMYQSLHTTVIGPKAERVEFQIRTEDMNRIAEEGIASHWRYKEKGVLSEKDSRYISWLRELIQSQKELPTATDFLEEVKGAVTSEVVYVFTPKGDIKDLPIGSTPVDFAYSVHTQIGHKCVGAKINDKIVPLKYQLKNGDTIEIITSASHSPSRDWLKFVVTQRAKSRIKQWIKTEERKQSIELGTKLLEENLKRNNLSISLLKSDNILEAGKALGMQTLEDLLVEVGYGKISPHQIINRLLPEKPQEEIVPKALKPETEQKGISIKGVDDVLYHTAKCCFPVPGDNLVGFITRGRGVTIHNSKCQNLEKLSVDDERFVDVEWKQEGEATYPARLTVEALDSQGFLAGLSALITSLNVNIRSIEAASTTDKKAHVGLIIEVKDKKQLSALIQKIASVDGVLRVVR
- the recJ gene encoding single-stranded-DNA-specific exonuclease RecJ gives rise to the protein MHRKWLVKRTNPEYISYISKTASISPALAKILVNRGIKTVEKIKSFIAPSFSALSNPFDFAGLETAVQRIKSAISSKEKILIHGDYDADGLTATAIMVHVINALGGDVHYFIPNRIQHGYGFNLASIDLAKKMGITLIITVDCGITAFDTASYAKKQRIEVIITDHHEPSDKNILPEAAAVINPKYSAPGSDSANLSGAGIAFKVAQALDSVFQTEFSSKLLDLAAIGTMADVVPIIGENRIIVKEGLKLIDQGHRTGISALKSIAGIDKREISAGLLAFTLIPRINAAGRIGDAADVVRLLTSDIADEVSGLSSWLDKLNSERQKLDADVYQQALSIVNEKKIGNVIVLSGEGWHQGVLGIVASRLADEFSRPVFVFAVKDGIAKGSARSIPCFDICSGLAECKDLLLSFGGHKQAAGIKLSAENLEAFEKAMHDLVNKSVSESDLEPLLEIDADVMLSEVNHNLLKELDILQPFGYGNPEPVLGAKKLEVVNPRIVGSNHLKMKLKQGSQSIDAVGFDMGKLNGLLSNEDSLPQYVDAVFTPALNEWNGGRYVQLILKAFRPSQ
- the secF gene encoding protein translocase subunit SecF, whose product is MLEIIKNTKIDFMGWRKTAFVFSGILSILGIIAIVQIANGKANLGIDFAGGTSIQLKFEKPVVLHDVRLALENSGVKDFDLQDLPSVNKILIRIKKTDHEVGKTGESITNIISQRFPDNKYAVDSTTEIGPKVGSRLRLDAAQAVIFAVIGILVYVAIRFQFRFSVGATIATFHDVLAVLGIFYLMGREINLILITALLTIAGYSLTDTVVVFDRIRENLRFRFKEPLDVVMNASINEVLSRTIVTSLTVLISSAALFFFGGEVIHDFSLAMIMGVIIGTYSSIFIASPVVLLWGGKKPLSKK